The sequence CATGGGCGGCGAAACCCCAGGCGGCGGCCATCTGGCGGCGGTAATCCACTTGATTCCAGTGGCGTCCCTGAACAAGAAGCATTCTGATTGCCAGAAGGAGGGCGGAGATGATAACGAGGCGTATAAGATAATGTTCTGCAAGGCTGAGCAGGGAGAGACGCCGCAATTCATCTATGGACGTTGCGAAGGATTGAACGGCTAAGAAGAGTGTGGACAGGACAAGCCCTACCACTACTGCCCCATGAGCGGGACGACCTTCTTTGACCATTGCTCGCCTCCTTGACTGCGCCTGACGCGCCCACCCGCTTCTCTGGCTTGCATGTCGGCGGCTCCTGAGTTGGAGCCGCTCCTGTGTTATGACCTCTTGCTTTTATTATAGTTCGCTGCCTGCCCCTCTGTCAACTCGCTTACAAAACGCTGGTGGCGCAGCATCGCTCACTTGTAGCGCCGCCATCTTGGCGGCCCACGCTTCGCCAGGGCGAGCGTTCGCCCATCAGGCCACCGTACCGGCAGACCAGCGTTGAGCCGCCAAGATGGCGGCGCTACAGGTACCACACCCCCGCAGCCCCCTGCCGCCTGGAAGGCGGCGCTACAAGTATTTCTGGCCCACAGAGGTTGTGTCAGGCGTTCTTTGGGTCGCGGCGGTAGTCGGCGATCATGGCGTCGGCGTGGGGTCTGCCGCTGGCCTGGATGACCTGGATAAGCTGCTCGACATCGTAGGGGGCGCGGTGAAAGTCCAGGCTCAGGCGGCCCTGCTCGTGGGTGAGGATGGCGTATTCGGCCCAGGGGCTGGTGTAAATCTGATCTTTGGGCAGGAGAACATCATAGACCAGGCCGATGCTCCCCGGATTGAAGAACAAGCCCTCGCCGACGCGGCGCATCTGCTGGGTGTGGGTGTGGCCGCCGGTCATGATGGCCGGGGCGAACGGCCCCAGGAAACGCTGCCAATCCTCTCTGGACGTGTCGGGCAAGAGGATGTCGTCGTAAGAGGTGGGCGAGCCGTGGAAGCAGAGCAGGCGCTGCCCACCCGCCAGCGCGACTTCGACGGTAGGCTGGAAGCTGCGGATGAACGCCAGATCATCAGAGGAGAGTTTGGAGAGCGTCCAGGCGCGCACGTCGCGCTGCTGCTGGGAGGTTGGTTCGGCGCTGTCGTTCTCTTCAGCCAACAGCCATGCGTCGGCGTTGCCCATGACGATAGGGCAGCCCAGTTCGCGCAGCCGCTGAACGGTTTCGGCGGGCTGCGGGCCGCCCTGAATGGCGTCGCCCAGGCAGACGATCTGAGCGACGGAATGGCTGCGTAGATCGGCCAGGGCGGTGTCCAGGGCGAAACAATTGCCGTGAATGTCTGAGATGAGCGCGATGCGCATAGCGTTTGCTCCTTCGGGTGCTTTGGCTTCTTTGGGTTCGCTAGTCTTTGATCCTGTGGGGTCCCACCAACTATCGGGGGGACGCCACTTGTAGCGCCGCCCCCTTCGGGAAGGGACGTTTGCCTCGGCTGGGCCTGCGGCCTGGACCGCTTGCGGGAACTGGGTTCCCGCACCCTCCCTCGCTACGCTCGGTCGCGCGGTCCAGCCTCGGCATTCTCGCTCCCGCTGGTCGCTCGCGCGTCCCTTCCAGGCGGCAGGGGCTGCGGGGTGTGGTACCTGTAGCGCCGCCTTCCAGGCGGCTCAACGCTGGCCTGCCGGTCCGTTGGCCTTGGGGGCGAACGCTCGCCCTGGCGAATCGTTGGCCGCCAGGATGGCGGCGCTACAAGTGACAGGTCGCGCTTGCCAACACCTCCTGTGTGGTGGAACCATCCTGTGGCTGCCCCTTGACAACCACGCGATAAACAAGTATACTGCTTCCAGACTGAGGTACAGGAACCCTTTCAACGATTGTCTTGCAGCGGTTATCGTGTGACGCCGCCGGTCTAAAACACCGACGACGCCACTGACCCCAAACCTGGAAGTTACCCAGGACGTGGGGCTGGAGGCATTCTATAGCACAAATCCTCCAGCGGCCACCTTCTGGATTCGGTTGCCAGTCCGGCAGCCGGAAGCGTGAAACGGGAACGTTTCATGGGGTCCAGCAGGTGGCCGCTGCGCATCTCGCGCAGGCAGCGCAGCACGCTGTCCCGCTTGCGCTTTGCGCACGAGGAGGAATGCTTGTATGTCTCCCGCTTCGACGGCTTTTGCCTGGGGCGCGCCCGTCCCCCAACCCTTCACTCGTTGCAG comes from Ktedonobacterales bacterium and encodes:
- a CDS encoding metallophosphoesterase family protein is translated as MRIALISDIHGNCFALDTALADLRSHSVAQIVCLGDAIQGGPQPAETVQRLRELGCPIVMGNADAWLLAEENDSAEPTSQQQRDVRAWTLSKLSSDDLAFIRSFQPTVEVALAGGQRLLCFHGSPTSYDDILLPDTSREDWQRFLGPFAPAIMTGGHTHTQQMRRVGEGLFFNPGSIGLVYDVLLPKDQIYTSPWAEYAILTHEQGRLSLDFHRAPYDVEQLIQVIQASGRPHADAMIADYRRDPKNA